From Streptomyces sp. NBC_00237, a single genomic window includes:
- a CDS encoding DUF5995 family protein, which produces MGRMRTVREDWPERDGVAVFNRVYLTVTEEIDRQIHGGRFLDPGTATTLDVLFAERYLAAVDAAAEGRRPAACWRPLFQYRRHPGVRPLQFALAGINAHIGHDLALAVVDTCEALGCAPTEVEADFDRVGETLVALEERIREELMPGPDLLQIADPLTHLVGTWSLERARDAAWAAARVLWGLRELPDLAREFTQRMDAGVGLVGRCLLTPLR; this is translated from the coding sequence ATGGGGCGAATGCGGACGGTCCGTGAAGACTGGCCCGAGAGGGACGGGGTCGCGGTGTTCAACCGGGTGTACCTCACCGTGACCGAGGAGATCGACCGGCAGATCCACGGCGGACGCTTCCTCGATCCGGGTACGGCGACCACCCTGGACGTGTTGTTCGCGGAACGTTATCTGGCAGCGGTCGACGCGGCTGCCGAAGGGCGCCGTCCGGCGGCCTGCTGGCGGCCGCTGTTCCAGTACCGCAGACATCCGGGAGTACGTCCCTTGCAGTTCGCGCTCGCGGGCATCAACGCGCACATCGGGCACGATCTCGCGCTCGCGGTCGTCGACACGTGCGAGGCGCTGGGGTGCGCGCCCACCGAGGTGGAGGCGGACTTCGACCGGGTCGGCGAGACGCTGGTGGCGCTGGAGGAGCGCATCCGGGAGGAGCTGATGCCGGGCCCTGACCTGCTGCAGATCGCGGACCCGCTCACGCACCTGGTCGGCACGTGGAGCCTGGAGCGGGCCAGGGACGCGGCGTGGGCGGCGGCCCGGGTGCTCTGGGGACTGCGTGAACTCCCGGATCTGGCACGGGAGTTCACGCAGCGCATGGACGCGGGGGTCGGGCTGGTGGGCAGGTGCCTGCTCACCCCGCTGCGCTAG
- a CDS encoding glycoside hydrolase family 6 protein, which translates to MAVVASAVVAVGGVTGVVSATSGDTERSTAIPEVTKTPVVPPLPAVPSPSATSPSPSPSATATKKAEKKKPPKKAKPPQNQSAPVSGSLYLHQESQVLDWVRANRGDPRHSLIQSKIAAQPAAVWFAEYNPSTITSRVRAVTSGAAQAGRVPVVVPYAIPERDCGGASQGGAPSFDAYDSWIGKFAAGLGKGDVIVILEPDSIAQTDCLDAGQRANRFGALSRAGKAIHAANPNARVYFDAGHSGWHAASKMAGFLRQADAATSSDGIFTNVSNFHRTADEVSYARRVLSALGGPSSLGAVIDTSRNGNGAPAAGQWCDPSGRALGRPPTTKTGESRIDAYLWVKLPGESDGCKGAAGSFTPDYAVELARG; encoded by the coding sequence ATGGCCGTGGTCGCCTCCGCCGTGGTCGCCGTCGGCGGCGTCACCGGAGTCGTCTCCGCGACCTCGGGCGACACGGAGCGCTCCACCGCGATACCCGAGGTGACGAAGACGCCCGTGGTGCCGCCCCTGCCCGCGGTCCCCAGCCCTTCGGCCACCTCCCCCTCTCCGTCGCCCAGCGCCACCGCGACGAAGAAGGCGGAGAAGAAGAAGCCGCCGAAGAAGGCGAAGCCGCCGCAGAACCAGAGCGCGCCCGTCTCCGGCAGCCTCTACCTGCACCAGGAGTCCCAGGTACTGGACTGGGTACGGGCCAACCGGGGCGACCCGCGGCACTCCCTCATCCAGTCGAAGATCGCCGCGCAGCCGGCCGCCGTCTGGTTCGCCGAGTACAACCCGAGCACCATCACGAGCAGGGTCCGCGCGGTCACGTCCGGCGCGGCGCAGGCCGGGCGCGTTCCCGTGGTCGTCCCGTACGCGATCCCCGAGCGGGACTGCGGCGGCGCCTCGCAGGGCGGTGCGCCGAGCTTCGACGCGTACGACTCCTGGATCGGCAAGTTCGCCGCCGGGCTCGGCAAGGGCGACGTGATCGTCATCCTCGAACCCGACTCCATCGCCCAGACCGACTGCCTGGACGCGGGGCAGCGCGCCAACCGCTTCGGGGCGCTCTCCCGGGCGGGCAAGGCCATCCACGCCGCCAACCCGAACGCCCGCGTCTACTTCGACGCGGGCCACTCCGGCTGGCACGCGGCCTCCAAGATGGCGGGCTTCCTGCGCCAGGCCGACGCCGCGACCAGCAGCGACGGCATCTTCACCAACGTCTCCAACTTCCACCGCACCGCCGACGAGGTCTCCTACGCCCGCCGGGTCCTCTCGGCCCTCGGCGGCCCGTCCTCCCTGGGCGCGGTGATCGACACCAGCCGCAACGGCAACGGGGCCCCGGCGGCGGGCCAGTGGTGCGACCCCTCGGGGCGCGCGTTGGGGCGTCCGCCGACGACGAAGACGGGGGAGTCGCGGATCGACGCGTACCTCTGGGTCAAACTTCCGGGGGAGTCGGACGGTTGCAAGGGGGCGGCGGGCAGCTTCACCCCCGACTACGCCGTGGAACTGGCGCGGGGCTGA